The genomic stretch TCAGTTCTTGCATTCAAAAGGCTGATGCTTCAATCTTGAGGTTTGATGGTAAGAATCATCTTTGCAGTATGCAGCATGTTGCATAAACAGAAACTAGTTAATCACTGGTGAAAAAGCATTCTAAACATTTGATTTGAGCACTTTAATTTCACTGTTGAGATCATTGCATGTAGCCATTGGTGTTAATATTTACCTTGTaacatttgttctttttttgATATGCATTTCAGGCTCTTAAGGATCTTTACAAGCATCTCACACCTATACAACGGGTCAATATTGCAAGGCATCCTAACAGGCCAACTTTTCTTGATCATGTGTTCAATATCACTGATGTGGTCTTGTTATACTGCCCTTCTCAATATCATATCCCTTTGTTCCATTTCTGATTTTCCATGTGTTTTTAGCTTGTAAATCATTTATTGTCAATTGCAGTTTGTGGAGCTCCATGGTGATCGAGCTGGATATGATGACCCAGCTATTGTTACTGGTCTTGGCAAGATCAGTGGCCAAAGTTTTATGTTCATAGGTCATCAAAAGGGCCGAAACACAAAGGAGAACATACAGCGGAACTTTGGGATGCCAACACCTCATGGGtatgcattatttttgtatctttaGTTTTTTCAAGGTATTGCTATCCTTTTGCAGTAATTTACTGTCTTAATATGTATTCAATAGTTATCGGAAGGCTCTACGGATGATGTACTATGCAGATCATCATGGATTTCCCATTGTTACTTTTATTGACACTCCAGGGGCATATGCAGACCTCAAGTCAGAGGAACTTGGCCAAGTATGTGAACAATGTTGACCCATTTAAGTCTTCTGTAATGGTTATTCATTCTGgatgtaattaattatattgctaTGTGCAGGGGGAAGCAATAGCTCATAACCTGAGGTCAATGTTTGGTTTGAAAGTGCCAGTTATCTGTATTGTTATAGGAGAAGGTGGATCTGGAGGTGCTCTGGCTATTGGCTGTGGCAATAAATTGTTAATGCTTGAAAATTCAGTCTTCTATGTTGCCAGGTACTTGAATTTGCACCCTTTAAACTATTGAAATGGTTTTGTTATGTGCCACTCTTTGAAGTTGGTTGTGTCTTTATTACacttctatttgtaatttgaaCTTTCATTGATTTgcttacctttttttttttttttttcaccttaCAGTCCTGAAGCATGTGCAGCTATTTTGTGGAAGACTTCAAAGGCTTCTCCAAAGGTTGAActcatttttctaaaattttgtatcagaaaatatatgaatattataacCAACTATAGCATTCATGGGCTTGTAGGCTGCTGAGAGGCTTAGAATTACTGCTCGAGAGCTGTGCAAGCTGCAAGTAGCTGATGGTGTTATCCCTGTAATATTCCTTCTcttctgtatatatataaactaaattcGGATTCCTCTcatttttataatgataattatttaccTCTTTCAACCACTTTACAGTCTATCTGACACTCTGAACTATAACTCTTTCTGGCTAGGGTGTGTACTATACTGGAATAAGATTCAATATTTGGTGGCTGAgatgttattttcatttttgtagtTTCTTAAAGTCATTGAAGATTTGATAGATTGTATTAATATGTTTTATAGAGATTAGCATGTATTTTGAATCTGATTGTCTTCTCCCTGTCCCCTTTGTCCACTTAATTCACTTAAACTGTGATATTTTTAGCAGTATCTGATATAGCCTTTGTCCTGTTGCAGGAGCCACTTGGAGGTGCACACTCTGATCCATATTGGACATCCCAGCAGATTAAAACTGCAATTCTTGAATCAATGGATGTAAGTGATCGGTTATTTAGTTTCTATTTCTTAACTGCAGTTGTCAGGAAATAAAATCATTGACTTATAACCATGTCTTTAGGAACTTGGAAAAATGAATACAGAAGAGTTGTTAAAGAACCGGATGCTTAAGTTCAGGAAAATGGGAACTATTAATGCCTTCCAGGAGGGAACTCCTGTAGAACCAAAGAGGACAGCCAACATGAAAAAGAAAGATGTGCCCGTTGTAGTGCCTGAGAAGACTCCAGTGGTTGAGTTGAGGGACAAGGCGCCTGAGAAGACTCCAGTGGTTGAGTTGAGGGATGAGGTTGAGAAACTGAAAGAACAGATACTGAAAGCAAGTGAATCATCGTCAAAGATTCCAGAGTCTGGTCCGAAAGAGATGATAGAAAAACTAAAAAGAGAGCTCGACCGCGAATATACAGAGGCTGCCAAATCCTTGggtttttatgaaaaaattgtaACACTAAGAAAAGAATTTGCTAAGGTGAAGAACTCAAATGACCAGTCCAATCAACGTGCCTTCATGGAAAAGCTTGACATGCTGAATGATGAGTTCAACCAAAAGCTTTCTGCTGCTCCTAATTTTGAGGACATAAAATATAAGCGTGATATGATAAAAGAAATTTCTGAAGCCCACAATCTCCTAGCAAAGAGTAACAAACAAGCTGATTTGAAGCAGGAGATTGATAAGAAATACGAAGAAATTGTTAGTCGTGCtgatttgaagaagaagattgaaGCTTTAAAGGCTGATATCAAGAGAAGTGGGGTGTCAACACTAGCAGAGTTAGACCAAGGTTTGAAGGATAAACTTGCTCAATTGAAAAGTGAGATAAAATCTGAATTTGCAGCTGCTCTTGAACCCTCAGGTTTGCATGTCGTTTCACCTTCTTTCCTAGATGCCAAGGTAAAAATAGACAGCTTTAACAGTGAAATTGGTCATGTTATGGAAGATGTTGTGAATTCGACTGATTTGAAAAACAAGATTGAGTTGTTGAAAACTGAGGTAGCTAAGGCAGGTAAGACACCGGATGAAGAGTTAAAAGCCAAGATTCTGGCTCTGAAGCAGGAAATAAAGCAGTGCATGGCAGATGCTATAAGTTTCTGTGAATTAAAAGAGAAGCATGAGAAGCTGAGATCCGAGGTTTCAGAATCCATAAAAATGTCTGGAGGTTCAGATGGGAATTCGCTTAAAGGGAATGCTGAATATGATAAATTGATGCCAGACGGTTCAAATATTGAAGTTAATTTTGAACCAAACCGTAGCTTTGCCTGATATCTCACTCAGTCACTTGGCACCAGTTGCGACCCGATCAGTTGCTGTTGTGTTGTGTGAAGACAACCAACTTGAAGGATGAATCTGCTGAAACTACATCAGCATGCAAAAGATCGGTACTCCTTTTCAAACTGCGGTTCCTTGTCAACTTCTACTGTTGTcttcttagggtgtgtttggtaacccgtaaaatgtttttcgagttttcggtgtttggcaacgtccggaaaatgtggtcaacggaaaatgttttccattgaccaaggaaaatcagttcatttttttggaaaatgacttacggaactTTTTTCCGTAAGTTATTTTCCGGAATTGCCAAAATGGCCGTTTCGCATGTTCTCGACTAAAATCAAGctatatcacccatgaccatggaccaatgAGGTGGGGAAACCGTTGGAAACCTTtgctacgtttttttttttttatttaaattttataaattttattttttaataaataatattattttaatattattataaatttttatattttaaataaaataattagaatgtttaattatacaattctatccattttccagaaaatgaacctaGCACACAATGACAGTTtttcataatacatccaaacactagaaataAAACTGTCTTCCGGAAAAATGActaatttttcagaaaacattttctagaaatcatttttcctgctttccaaatgGACCCTTAATTAGTCACTGAGGTTTTCGTTTTCTGGGTTAGGAACACTATGCCTGTTGCTGGATTATGAGTTTATTCGTAGTTGTATTTATTTCAAGCTTTTGTCAGGTTGAACTTTATGTTTCCGTTGGATCTTTATAGCAGCATTGCATTGTATTACATACACAATATTGGCCGAAAGGAAACGCAAAATAAATAGTATGCTTCAAGAGTATGATAATTCTTACTTTGCAGGAACTCAGATTTTAAATAATCCTATTAAtcagctttaatttttttttttttttgaattatcaTTTTGCTTGTTTGTATTGTACAGCATTTGTTCTCTGCTCATTCATatatcataattttatattatatatttgaaaaggtTATCATattgtaattttgatttttataaattatgttaattattttttatctaaataataaacatacaatCGCATTATAAATACCTTATGAATTTTCTATTACCTTACAAAAATgattaacataaaaaaatttcacttaATTATAATGCAAATATTGACATATTATAAGTGTACAGTCATAAAATTTCTCAAATATCTTTTACCCCATCGTTAAGAACATTCTGTAATGGGTATGACAAGAGCTACTTGTCCATCTACATCTCAAGCTCCTTGCAATGTAGTctatctgtcccattttacctgtcatgtttactattcattggtcaaaataactcttttttcattgcttattttctttagtagtttttaattatttttaaatttgatttttgtgtttaatagtacttctaatgtagtttctaaatatataaattttatatactgatactaaatttaatattatgaaaaattgaattaaaaagactcattaaccgaatcagacaaacaaaatgggatgGGAAtagtaatacggagtagtaataTGCTTTTTCCCTACCTTGTGTTACTTGCCCACTGCCTAACAGCTCTAGGCTATGGATAGATTCTCTTATTGTTATCTGATAAATACTCTATACAGGTAAGCTTGTTGGGTCCTCGCAAATACCAAGGGGGAAGGGTAATGAACAATCAAGCAGGACCTGATATTTTATACCACCAAGAAACATCAGGATAAGCTTTTGACAAGAATGGATTTTCATTCTTGAATACTTCATCACATTCCATTTGTAGTTACCATTGTTACAAAAATTGGCCTAGGCACCCCTAAACAGAGGGGACTAGGCAGCCAACTCTGCTACGCCTGAGTCAGTCAAACTAGGCGCCCGAGTCTTCTACAACATTGGTAGTTACAAGATTACGTGGGACGACTCGCCTGAAAATTTAAGGTTGCTCCACACCCAAAGCCAATCgaacccttgacctttggttaaggatgaatgagtccATTCCACTCAACCACAACCACACCCCAGGTTGTTGAATGGCCTTCTGCCACACCCCCCAGGGGGTTGTTGAATGGCTTCTGGTATTCCCAATGCTCAGAATGTATGTTTGGCATACTTTGTCCAGGTTGTACTTTGGGGACAAGATTATTGGCTGAGAATGTATCACTTCACTAATGTGGTATAGCAGTTCCATTTGTAACCAATGAGATATCAGATATGTTACAGGCAAGTGAAATTTTACATTggatttttgaatttaattactGCACATTGTATGCCTCAAATGTCTGGAAAAGGAGTTAATGTTTCTCATTATCTGATGCCCCAACTTGTACCAGAGCAAAGTGATATATGTGATCACAATTTGGAGGATATGATTAAcctaaatcaaaataaaatatgccCCATCAACTTCTACTCACCCAAAATGATTTGCCAGTATACCCCATTACCCAAAAAGAAATCTGGGATGAGACAAAGGAATGCAGTTGATTGTTCAATATTTGAAAGatgaatttcaagaaaaaagAAGGGTAGTAATAGTGATCATCAAATCCAAACAACTTCATAGAAAGGAATCCAAGTATGAAAACTAGAACCCAAAGCAAAGAGAAATATTCCatactgcttttttttttttttttacaactatATATTGAACAAAAAACAAGAATCCCAAGCAGAAAGGGGTGATCAATAGGCCTGCAAAACAGGCCTCTTACCAAGCCTCTTAATCTCCCTATCCATCTGCCCAGTGAGCATCAATCCAAACATCTTGAAATCACACAAAAGAGACCAAAAAGGGTGCCCAAAAGTTGCAGGCACATTCTTCTCAACAAAGAAATGGCTGTACCAGGCTAAGCCATACCCAAACAGAGGCACAAAAATCACACACCACCAATTAAACAACACAGAGTATATCAACCACATCATACTACAAAGGGTCCCTGCGAAATGCCAGCGCCTTGTTGCTGCTTTCGAGTGTTGGTTCATGTACACCGGCCAAAACTCCTCCAAGCTTCTGAAATTCATAGCTCCTAAACCAAAACCCAGATCGAGAAAACCCACGATTCCTGATAAAGATCTGATCTTTGTACCAATCAACAaagaaattttagaaattaccCTTACCCAAGTAACAAAATCAGTACTGGGTTTTCACATGTTCATAGATCGAAAGCCTagattctttctttttcctggGTGGGATTGGATTTTGAACAAAACCCGCAACAGGACTTGGGCGGTTGACTAGCAAACTCGATACAAACAGGTAAAGAGAATCTATTGCCCAAACGGATTGAAATCTCAATTTTCTTGATAGTTgataggaagaagaaaagggcaTCAGCGGGTCAGAGTTTTGGTTGCGGGTTTCGTCTGGGATGGTATCAGTAGCAGTAGCGTGATTGTTTTTATCATTTCTTTCTTTATACTTTCTAGACCAGATGTGTGTGAACTTTGTGATTGAAAGAGTTCTCTGGTGGCAGAAAAATCTGTTTATTGGCCCATATTTTCTTGAGCTGtggaataaatttcacatttgaTCCTCGACTATATTACATGTATTAAATTggtctttaataattaatatatgacaatatgactatttaatttgtattgcaATTGAttcttgactattaatattttcaaattagatatatgactttgtaatttgtatcactttgGTTTTACCGTCAAATTTATTAACTATTGCTTGAATTTCAacgagaaaaataattttttccataaattatttgattgaaaatacTCTTTTATTTAGAACATATTATTTTTCTGTTGAAATTTTAACAATAGTTGACCAAAAGCTTGGTAAAAAAATTGAACGATACGaccaaatgtaatacaaattacataattatgcatctaatttgaaaatattaataattaaggactaaatgtgatacaaattacatagtcatgcatgcacctaatttgaaaatattaatagtcaaagACCAAATTTGATACATGTACAATAGttcaggaccaaaagtgaaattttttcttgtttgtatcttaatatgttatttaacttattttttccatttttgtcaTATGCTTCAAACACTCTTTGAAAATTGAATTGCAGTGTTAAGCATAATATAGGTGTTGTTCCACCTTGTAGAGACATCAAGATGTAAAGCTGATTTGGCTTCCACCCCAATGAGATCAGCTAGCTCTCTAAACTTTTTCAACCTAGAAGGTGAGTTCCTAGCCCATCTCACTACACCCCCTCACCCTTTTAATTGACTCATCTCCTAATCCATCTCACTAAGTTTAGGATATGGGCTATGCACCTCATGTGCATGTATTACACCCTAATAGAAGATGAACCTCAAGATAATATCTTGCTATTAATAAATCCCAAAGCTGTATCATTAGAAGAAGCATTGTCCACTGTAATAGTGAACACATTTTATTCCTCCACTCTAGGAGACAAAACTCTCTAGTGCTTTTGCAATATATTCCCCCTATGAGAAGAAACATGGACAaaggaaattattatttttgaagctTCCTCTGGTCATCAATAAAATGTGCAGTACTGCACATATAGTTAATCCTCTAACAGAAGTCTATGTATCAGTGATTAAACTGACCGTTTGGATGCTCACTCTAAACAACTTCTTAAGGTTTAGCCTCTCATCTAAAAAAATTTGGTAGATGTTCCTAGAAATGGTCCACCTAGAAGAGATCTAAAATCTAGGACATGCTACAAGAATAAACCTCTTGAAACCTTGGCCTTCAACAAACCTAAAAGGAAGCTCATCTATGATTATCATCTCACACAAGGCCCTCATAATGGCCTCTTGATTAAAGACCCAAGTACCCAAAACCCCCCTCAGGAGCCTCTATTCTAGAAGTGGAAACAATATTGAATGTGAGTAAGGACTGTCTTGTATCCTTTGAATGGGGATTTTTAAGGCAGCCCAGCAAAAGATTTCTCAATGATGATGTGCTATGTTTTTTAGATTCACAGGCAAACACTTTGGTACAGTAAAGGCACCTGCCTTTAATCACTTTACCCTCAGAATCTAGAATCTTTTCAAAGTGATCCCAAACTTTAGATCTAGACTCAATCTCCTTCCTCTTTTTTGCAGGAACTTCAGGAGTCACTTGAGGCTGCTGAGCAGGTGCCTTAGTGCCTTGGGCTTGTCTTCCATGTTCTTCCTGAGTAAGGGTTGAGGTCCAAAACCAGGGGCAATGATGCACTCCATCTGAAATGATGGGCATCGATTTAGGTCATTATTCAACAAAAATGTGATAGTAAATAGGAATTagattcaaaataaacaaataattaattaaaaaataaaaatatataatacgtacatatacatatgtgtgtgtgtgtctatatacacacatacacacacacacacacacacacacacacacacatatatatagattaaagTTTAATATTTAATGGGTGGACATACAATgacctttttatattttttctttcacattttttattctattgtACAAAAGTAAGGGAAGAGTAGAGTAACAAGTTTTAAAATTACTAAAGGATTTGAATCCAATAGTAGAACAACAAAAGTAAGCAAACAAACATCGTAATGAGTATCAGATCGTAGAGTATGGTAAAAaaactccaaccaaacaccacctaaatttattttttaactcgTCTGGGTTTGTGGGGTTAGCCAATTTATGAGTACCTAATAAATGGAAAGAGCTCAAATGCCACATGTtgaggaaaatattttaaagaaaatttagtAGGAAAAAAACATTATTCTTCCCCAACCATCTTTTctgcaatcgttatatcgttgaccagggtccacaatgcattgtagatcCTGTTTcaatacacataatttaacTTCATAAGGTACAGAATTCACGTTCATAATACAgatacacataaacacgatataatgaacatgaattctgtgtattatgtgtcttcagctatataattatgtgcattatgaacatgaattctgtgtattatgtgtcttcagctatataattatgtgcattatgaacatgaattctgtactttatgaagtcaaattctataTATTAGACCAgagtccacaatgcactgtgggccctggtccacaatataaattgccTCTTTTTTGCCCGCATGGGCTTAGCTCACTAGTTTAGTTTGGTAGTCGGGAAAGTTCAAACTTTCCTTACTCTCTAGAATTTAAAAGGTGAGAAAATTAATCAGACGTGTGGTGCaatctttgacttaggaatgtTCGGATCAATGGCAATATAATTCCATGATAATCCCACCAGAGAATGTAGGATTCTTTTTCATAGATGACTGAGAATCtataaatttattcaattaaacATTTATCCTTTATGACGccaaattaaaaacttaaaatatagtaatttttttctctcccaCCATTACGAAGGATAACAACATTATTTATCAAAGAAATTTGTCACTCTCAACACTTTTTTTGTATAAGTATtgctttgaattttgaatatttttgttcGAGATTGTAATTTTTTGGCATgggatttattaatttattagtgatttattaaactttcaattattcgctatatttttctttttaatgtttgtaTATAACAACTTGTTGGAAAAAATCTCAATTACTTGTGATAATGAAAATCACAAACCCAACACGGTGCACAAATACAAGATaacacaatagcccaaaaaataaatgtcaatacAAGAGACACACGATTTACGTGGAAAAAACCCCAAAACTACAGGGAAAAACCACAGACCACCACCAACAAAAGTTTCCACGATAACAAATCTTGGGTACAAAGTTTCAGGCTACCACACGAGtcaaacatccaaaaatcatcaaatacaacaactcTAGGCCAAAGACTTCTATACTGTTCCACAAGCCTAAAAATGAATACTAACTCGTACTTAAAATATTCAACCACCACTACAAggtgaaaagaataaaaatattacgAGAATACCCAAAAAGATGCCTGGAACAAATAAGTTGACCTCCTAAAAGTATTTGATGAAGAAACCACCCAAGAACCTGGCAAATCcaactttttttcttctctaCCGAACAAAATAATGTAAAGGATGAAGAATACACAGTTTTGCATACCAGTGTCCTACTGCcgtaacacacacacacaaaatttggATGAAAGAATCAAAATAAGGAAAATTGTTTCCGTAGCCAAAAAGGAAGACTGGTTTCCCTTTTACAATTAGGCAAAAAGATTATGACACATttctaaattatataataataataattataattataattataactagtAATTGTCCTGTGCGATGCACGGgtaaattattgtaaaaatatgtattatattattattataataatatattataaaaattatatgaaatgaatatagtattatttattagttataacAAATGAGAtttctattataattttatattaaaatttaatttattgcatAACTTAGTATAGTACACGTGTGATGCACAGGATAAAAATTGTTAAACTTATTGTACAATtgtatgcaataataataatttaataaaaaagaatttacaaattgtaTTTAACTTGCGaactgaatttaaaaaatattttttaatcctTTTATTTGGAAATTAATCTTAGTAGATTTAGGTATATAAATTAACACAAATTGATTTCAAtatgtttataaattattttaattttaatttatttatcacTATAAATAAGTTGAATTTTTTACACCTATGCCCAAGAAGCAACTCtctcaaatattaattaaggtCATTATACACACAAATTATATACGCACTTACCTATTTACATTTCATATTCTGATTCAACGCAaaacatatacataatttacaCATTGTTTTAGGcccaaaaatatttctaaaCCCAACCAAACCTGATATTAAAGACCAGCCCCCGAATAGCTGTCCCTAAGCCTAAGTATAAACGCTCAAAACGATTCGCCTTCTTCATTTTCCACAGGGCAATTTTCATCTCCATCTTGATCTCTCCGTTTTCTTCCTTCTCCGGATCTCCTCTGAATCTCTGCCATCGGCTTCTCCAAATCGCTCTCCGCCATCGCCTTCTCGAGCTCACTCTCCGCCATCGGCTACTCCGTCTCTCCACCTCAAAGTCTCGAAGTCAGCTTCCCTGCTCACCCAATTGTAGGACAATCAATTCTTTCTTACCAGGGATAAAATACCCTTTTTCGATGGTTCTTGAAATCAAACATTTTGCATTTAGGTAAtctccatttttattttctatcttCACTCCccttataattatatttcagaACTGTATTAATTTTCCTATGTGATTAATCTGGAATTTGCATTGAATATATGAGCAGTTCACTCTAGTTTCCTCTTTATTCTGAAGTTGTTAGTTTCTTCAAACTACAGGACTTGTGTTCTGGAAAAAGTTTAGACAGAGGttttttacaatttattatgATTAAAGAATGGAAAcattatgattaaataaaaagttttcCGTTGAATCTATAATTTATATCAAGTTGGTGTATGAATTTGTATTTGTcctacttttttattttaaacataCAAACCTCTGcacaatttatataaatatatatacatattaaaaataactcaaTTGAAATATAAGAACATAATGAAATACCTTGACATTCGACCGTCTTCCGCCTTCTCCTCCACCACCATCGCTGCAAATATACACGAATGGTTCTTCTACATCGAGCCATTTTTTCTGATGATGAACTCTGAGTGGTAGCTATCTTGCAAATTGTGAGGGCTTATTTATAGTGTTGTCTAAGTATTATAGAAGCTTATGTATATTTAATGTTAGTCTTGAAGATTGTATAAgtcatttcaaatttaaatttattgtcTTGATTTATTGTCTTGTAATTATGGTTTATGTATACGAAGAGGCAACTTGAATGAGATTGTAAACAAAAAATCTGATATTCAAAtaacttttcaaatttcaagatatttaaatttcaatgtAATTAATGAGATAGTAAACAAAATTTGATTGCTTTGTTTGTTGCA from Ipomoea triloba cultivar NCNSP0323 chromosome 12, ASM357664v1 encodes the following:
- the LOC115998979 gene encoding acetyl-coenzyme A carboxylase carboxyl transferase subunit alpha, chloroplastic-like: MASTFHPPPAFAGSFATKASASDLLRSSRSGVCGVPLKALGRARLGSKKREFAVSAKLRKGRKHNNPWAQDLDPNVKGGVLRHVSSFKPLKEKPKPVILDFEKPLIGLQKKIIDVQKMANETGLDFSDQIISLENKYQQALKDLYKHLTPIQRVNIARHPNRPTFLDHVFNITDVFVELHGDRAGYDDPAIVTGLGKISGQSFMFIGHQKGRNTKENIQRNFGMPTPHGYRKALRMMYYADHHGFPIVTFIDTPGAYADLKSEELGQGEAIAHNLRSMFGLKVPVICIVIGEGGSGGALAIGCGNKLLMLENSVFYVASPEACAAILWKTSKASPKAAERLRITARELCKLQVADGVIPEPLGGAHSDPYWTSQQIKTAILESMDELGKMNTEELLKNRMLKFRKMGTINAFQEGTPVEPKRTANMKKKDVPVVVPEKTPVVELRDKAPEKTPVVELRDEVEKLKEQILKASESSSKIPESGPKEMIEKLKRELDREYTEAAKSLGFYEKIVTLRKEFAKVKNSNDQSNQRAFMEKLDMLNDEFNQKLSAAPNFEDIKYKRDMIKEISEAHNLLAKSNKQADLKQEIDKKYEEIVSRADLKKKIEALKADIKRSGVSTLAELDQGLKDKLAQLKSEIKSEFAAALEPSGLHVVSPSFLDAKVKIDSFNSEIGHVMEDVVNSTDLKNKIELLKTEVAKAGKTPDEELKAKILALKQEIKQCMADAISFCELKEKHEKLRSEVSESIKMSGGSDGNSLKGNAEYDKLMPDGSNIEVNFEPNRSFA